The genomic stretch CCCGACGGGCCGCCGAGACGCCGGCCGAGTACGCCGCCGTGCTGGCCGACGGGGTGCTCGCCGACGAGCGGTTGCGGGTCGTCGGCGAGATGGTCACCGCCGCGGCATGGTCGGGGCGCGAGCCGCCCGAGGAGTCCCGCCGGTGGGCCGACCAGGTCCTGGACGAGCTCACCGCATCGGGCCGGCGCACGGGGGCCGGTTGAGGGCCGGGGCCGCACCTTCGGGCCGTGGCGGGGACGGCCGACAACCGGCGGTGACGCCCGACGACGCCCGACCTCCGGCCGGAGGCCGCCGGCTGCGCCCCGTGGTGCGCCGGGCGGCCGGTCTCGCCGGCATCGGCCTTCTCGGCGCCGGCGCCGCCGTCGCCACCATCGGACTCACGTCGGCCACGTCCGGCGACGTCGGCCCCGGCACCGTCGAGGTCCGCGCCTCCGCCTCGCGCCATGGGGGGACCCGGCTGTCCCTGCCGCCCCTGGGGGCCGTCTCGGCCGACACCCACGCCGCCCCGTTGACGCTCGACGCCGAGGTGGAGCGGCTGGACGTCGAGGCGCTCCAGCGCGTGCTGTCGGCCCCCGACCCCCGCCGCGCCCTGGAGGCCGCCGTGCAGCAGGACCTCCGGCCCCTGCTGCGCAGCATGGTCCTGCGGTCGCTGGTGTTCGCCGCGCTGGCCGGGGCGGTCTCCGCCGCCCTGCTCCCCGGGCGCCGGCTCCACCACCTGCCCGCCGGCGCCGTGGGCGGCGCGGCGGCGGTGGCCGTGCTGCTCGCCGTCACCTGGCGGGGCTACGACGCGGCCGGGTTCGAGGAGCCGCGCTTCGAGGGGTCGCTCGCCCGCGCCCCGGCCGTGCTGCGCACGGTCGGCCGCCACGTGGAGGACCTCGCCGCCGTGCGGGAGAAGGTGTCGGTCCTGGGCAGCGAGCTCAGCTCGCTCTACGAGTCGCTGGCCGTGACCCCGGTGCCGCCGGCCGACGAGACCCGGGTCCTCCACGTCAGCGACGTCCACCTGAACCCGCTCGGGTTGGAGATCGTCCGCCAGCTGGCGGAGCGCTTCGACGTCGCCGCCATCCTGGACACCGGCGACCTCACGTCCTTCGGCTACCCCGTGGAGGCGCGCATCGCCGACCTCCTGGTCGACATGCCGGCGCCGTACATCGTCGTGCCCGGCAACCACGACTCCACCGAGGTGCGCACGGCGCTGGCCGGCGTGGCGAACGTGACGGTGCTGGACGGGACGACCGAGGTGGGCGGGGTCCGCATCCTCGGCGTCCCCGACCCGACCTTCACCGCCGACAACCAGGTGTCGCCCGGGGACGCCGACGCGGAGAAGCGGCGGCAGGCCGCCGAGGTGGGGCGGCGGCTGGACGCCGACGCCCCCGACGTCCTCGCCGTCCACGACCCCGTCCTCGCCTCACGTGCCTCGGGGCGGGTCCCCCTGGTCGTCTCGGGCCACGTGCACAAGCGGGGCAACCGGGTGGTCGACGGGACGCGCCACCTGACCGTCGGATCGGCCGGGGCCACCGGGCTCGGCACCTTCACGGTGGAGGGTGGCCGGGCCTACGAGGCGGAGGTCCT from Acidimicrobiales bacterium encodes the following:
- a CDS encoding metallophosphoesterase; translated protein: MTPDDARPPAGGRRLRPVVRRAAGLAGIGLLGAGAAVATIGLTSATSGDVGPGTVEVRASASRHGGTRLSLPPLGAVSADTHAAPLTLDAEVERLDVEALQRVLSAPDPRRALEAAVQQDLRPLLRSMVLRSLVFAALAGAVSAALLPGRRLHHLPAGAVGGAAAVAVLLAVTWRGYDAAGFEEPRFEGSLARAPAVLRTVGRHVEDLAAVREKVSVLGSELSSLYESLAVTPVPPADETRVLHVSDVHLNPLGLEIVRQLAERFDVAAILDTGDLTSFGYPVEARIADLLVDMPAPYIVVPGNHDSTEVRTALAGVANVTVLDGTTEVGGVRILGVPDPTFTADNQVSPGDADAEKRRQAAEVGRRLDADAPDVLAVHDPVLASRASGRVPLVVSGHVHKRGNRVVDGTRHLTVGSAGATGLGTFTVEGGRAYEAEVLTFRDGRLTGIDYVSIRGIAGSFRVDRVVIPPPDTDAAAGSATTSTTTTAPATPAPGG